A genomic window from Streptomyces sp. NBC_00234 includes:
- a CDS encoding APC family permease has protein sequence MTTDAVGAAPEPPPHAPPLTEKGLRGDSVGLLATVALGLASVAPAYSIAITLGLVTLVVGDLAPAALLLGFVPILLTAFAFRELNREMPDCGTTFVWNTRVFGPAFGWLAGGWTVLCATVIAMTALAQVGASALLGFLGLDAAAGSTPAVTAVAVLLLALAVAVAYRGIQLAAHVQYAMLGLQLVALLAFGVTALARDGAASPSLSWLDPFGFDSFASFSEAVLLCLFIYWGWDALITFNEETVDSARTPGRAAVTSTLILLVTYLFTAFAAVSFAGTGSSGLGLGNEETAADVLTGLAPAVLGDGLASLVQLAIGVSAVGALLTCTVSTPRATLSMSAHGALPAAFGRIHPRFRTPAFGTVFFGAAAAVVLTLLTLVSADFLGDAVLSVGLLIAFYYGVTGLACAWHFRGHLRRSPRDLLVKGVMPATGGLMMLAAFLRSAYDMLDPAYGYTSLGGVGGVFLLGVGSLALGAVVMLLIRSRHARFFHHGRTSVVTLPATEN, from the coding sequence ATGACCACAGACGCCGTCGGGGCCGCACCGGAGCCCCCGCCCCACGCCCCACCACTGACCGAGAAGGGACTGCGGGGCGACTCCGTCGGCCTGCTCGCCACGGTCGCGCTCGGACTGGCCTCCGTGGCCCCGGCGTACAGCATCGCCATCACTCTGGGCCTGGTGACCCTGGTGGTCGGCGATCTCGCCCCCGCCGCCCTGCTCCTCGGCTTCGTCCCGATCCTGCTCACCGCGTTCGCCTTCCGGGAGCTGAACCGGGAGATGCCCGACTGCGGAACCACCTTCGTATGGAACACCCGCGTCTTCGGCCCCGCCTTCGGCTGGCTCGCGGGCGGCTGGACGGTCCTGTGCGCCACCGTCATCGCCATGACCGCGCTCGCCCAGGTCGGCGCGTCCGCCCTGCTCGGCTTCCTGGGCCTGGACGCGGCGGCCGGCAGCACCCCGGCCGTCACCGCCGTCGCGGTGCTGCTGCTCGCGCTGGCGGTCGCCGTCGCCTACCGAGGGATCCAGCTCGCCGCCCACGTCCAGTACGCGATGCTCGGGCTCCAGCTCGTCGCCCTGCTCGCGTTCGGCGTCACGGCGCTCGCCCGCGACGGTGCGGCCTCCCCGTCCCTGAGCTGGCTCGACCCCTTCGGCTTCGACAGCTTCGCGTCCTTCTCGGAGGCGGTCCTGCTGTGCCTCTTCATCTACTGGGGCTGGGACGCGCTCATCACCTTCAACGAGGAGACGGTCGACAGCGCGCGCACCCCGGGCAGGGCGGCCGTGACATCCACTCTGATCCTGCTCGTCACCTACCTGTTCACCGCCTTCGCCGCGGTCTCCTTCGCCGGCACCGGGAGCTCGGGGCTCGGACTGGGGAACGAGGAGACGGCCGCCGATGTCCTCACCGGTCTCGCGCCCGCGGTACTCGGCGACGGCCTGGCCTCACTGGTACAGCTCGCCATCGGGGTCTCGGCCGTCGGCGCCCTGCTGACGTGCACGGTCTCCACTCCGCGCGCCACGCTGTCCATGAGTGCGCACGGCGCCCTCCCCGCCGCCTTCGGCCGCATACATCCCCGCTTCCGGACCCCCGCATTCGGCACGGTGTTCTTCGGCGCCGCGGCGGCCGTCGTGCTGACTCTCCTCACGCTGGTCTCCGCGGACTTCCTCGGCGACGCCGTGCTCTCGGTCGGCCTGCTGATCGCCTTCTACTACGGCGTCACCGGACTCGCCTGCGCCTGGCACTTCCGCGGACACCTGCGCCGCTCCCCGCGCGACCTGCTCGTCAAGGGCGTCATGCCGGCCACGGGCGGCCTGATGATGCTGGCGGCCTTCCTGCGCAGTGCCTACGACATGCTCGACCCCGCCTACGGCTACACGTCCCTTGGCGGTGTCGGCGGAGTCTTCCTGCTCGGCGTCGGCTCCCTCGCGCTCGGGGCGGTCGTCATGCTCCTCATCCGCTCCCGCCACGCCCGCTTCTTCCACCACGGCCGTACGTCCGTCGTCACCCTGCCCGCCACGGAGAACTGA